One genomic window of Nothobranchius furzeri strain GRZ-AD unplaced genomic scaffold, NfurGRZ-RIMD1 Scf029, whole genome shotgun sequence includes the following:
- the LOC139064427 gene encoding spectrin alpha chain, non-erythrocytic 1-like, giving the protein MAEEAPMVQAQQQEHLGSAPGKTVRLGVQTTANFNSIKELNNRWRSLQQLAEDRSNMLGSAHEVQRFHRDADETKEWIEEKNQALNTDNYGHDLASVQALQREHEGFEHDLAALGDKVRFFPHVELIFFILKWRAGRTILSFWNREMSYYLPHEKRSGSGPLEVPC; this is encoded by the exons atggctgaggaggctcctatggttcaggctcag caacaagaacatctgggttctgctcctggaaag accgtacggttgggcgttcagacgacggctaactttaattccatcaag gagctgaacaaccgctggcgctcgctgcaacagctggctgaagaccggagcaacatgctgggcagcgcccatgaggtgcagcgcttccacag agacgctgatgagaccaaagagtggatcgaggagaagaaccaggccctgaacacagacaactatggccacgacctggccagcgttcaggctctgcagcgtgaacatgaaggctttgagcatgacctggcagctctgggtgataag gtcaggttttttccccatgttgaactgatcttcttcatattgaagtggcgagctggtaggaccattctttctttttggaatcgggaaatgagctattatttaccccatgaaaaacggagcggcagcgggccgctggaggtgccctgctag